The sequence ttcttTTTGCTCAATAACAATCAATGGTTTTAGAATCATTCAAGTTTACAGTCTTTACCACAATACAATGTATACTAATTCAGAGCCAAACATAACATCAATCTTATACACCACATATTTCCCCTTCTCTACTCTTAAATTTTATATCTTAAATTGTATCAATTATTATGGTAAAGAATGTAAACTAATTCAGAGCCAAACATAACATCAATCTTATACACCAcatgttccaatctcagctcacgcgaatagacgcctgcacctgctctaccttcgaggagggagccgtcagtgtaacaaacaatgctgtccgacatacttctctccaaatacagtgaacgttcgctaattggggtttttctagttggggcgctttttagttgggggttcgctaattggggcgaaacccaattaaaaagcagctaaacgtcagaatgtgatgtcagaaacgcgttgacgttttgtttccgtgtttggcgggatcgatattttctggcgcgtaaagttttcttttgttcaatacaaaaagtaaacaacattgacgcttgtcaaaccgccccaattagcgaacggcattcgcaagttggggtgaggtcgtgccccaattagcgaacgatcactgtagcCAGAtatccactcatcccgcgaggggaattgtgttgaaaatgtcctataaggaaaactactaacgtgtgtgagatcacttggagcaaggaaaattttgtcccaattaaccataagcggtaacaacgaagtgtgtgtagaactgcggtttacaggattctcttccataaaaccgagtacccatagtcggtaagtacaagaaaatgcttcttgtttgagatgtatgtgtagtggggccacgttgaaaagaacttcgagagcagccgtgggagttgaagagaacgcaccagtcatttccattaggcacatcctttgaagatagcctaatttagactgaattgtccccacttcccccttttgccaccacacaagacatccataagccaaaattgttcgtacaactgttatgtaaatccatttgatatatttgggtttaagaccctaagttttaccaaaggttcgtcggcattggccgaaagccatacacgcctttctgattctgaactcaatgttaggagtccaggaaagctttgaatccaaaattagacccagactttacttgatcagttacattgatttcaatagatgttttattcggattgaccgaaaggccatattggcgacaccaactttcaactacctgaagagcattttgcatcaggtcgaataaggtagtaatgcacaaacccactatcaatgtaagatagtcgtcggcaaatccataggtaggaaaaccgccattattgagtaacctcaatagcgtatctgcaacgagattccacaaaagtggagataatactccctcttgagggcatccgcagacaattaatttcctaatcgctgcttgacgtaatgtcgaatagagatgtcggtttttaagcatctggtgaatccatttggtaataatattaggtagcccatgacaacgtgcggcttccaatattgcatcgaaagacacgttgtcgaaagcaccttcaatatctaagaaagcacgcaagcacgattgcttttgagcgaatgctttctcgatatcgtacacaaccttgtgtagaagagtcacggtggactttccagattggtaagcatgttgattaacatgaagaggcatgtttgccaaacagtcatcacgaatgtgatgatcgataatacgttctaagcatttcagaagaaatgaggtcagactgatgggtctaaaactctttgcttcttcatacgaagcacgtcctccttttgggataaactttacagtgacatcccgccaggatatacccagtagcaaaactgcatactaaaagctttttcaaaacatgtttgatatgctcaaaacctctctgaagtagaacgggataaatcccatcctcccctggagatttgtagggagcaaaactgttaagtgcccattgaatcgattcagtagttatgattctacgtgcttgagcccaagacccatagctacatgaaaagacatcaggatcatccgaagatgttatatcgacacatccagggaagtgcgtatcaaataagtgctctaacgattcttcatcagaagaagtgtagtcgccatttggcttgcgaatttcgccaattcggaaatccttggatctcgcaagaattttattcaatcgactggcttcactcaaattggaaacatttgcacaaaggtttttccagccggatcgttcagcagatcgtagagccttcttgtaagctttgcgagccaacttgaaagaatccgtccctgctgaatggcgtttgttccaactccttctacactgcttTCTTggtttagccaaatcggaattccaccaaggggttcctcttgaggtttttacagaacgtaaagggcaagcttcttcgaaagcttccacgatgtgcaacgttgtagtatcaactgcatcatccaagtcggtaggagtttctatagaaggtagatatccatgaaatttggtagagagcaactctgtgtaaagatcccagttcgttgaacgaggatttctaaaacgcaaggtctgcgaagtaacattcaaatgatcaaagtagatgtagcgatggtcagatatcgattcctcatctgacacatgccaattcgtcaactcgtgactgattctattggagcaaagggttatgtctaacacctctgctctattagataccataaaggttgggcgattgcctatgttaagtaaactaagttcggtactacttaagtattccatcaagctggagcctctcagattgatatccgagctaccccagatgatgtgatgagcattagcatcactgccgacaattagcggaaagctttttgaaatgcaatatatgacaactcatttgaaagcatccgtaggggatggttcatcatgtggtaagtAATCcaaacaatagacgtattttctgacgggggttccgccagttgcatcaattgtgacagcacatacatcctcggttgttagttcagagataagtgtagtaacgatagcattgttaacaagcacacatgcacgcggcattgatcgacaGTTTGCCATTTCTCTACTAAaacagcaaaaaccgggttaactaggttacctaggtagaagctacccttgcgaaaatagggttcctgcaccaaagccacttgggatttgccattttgcatgagtctacaaagattaatcgttgctgttcttttatgctgaagattgatttgagctatcttaactgaagccattgcaaattaagataatgcactccacaacttcagcattaatatgaacagcaacgatgaaaccaaattggtatcttatcaagaaagtcaaagacgaaacacagagtacaatgtgtataacgcataaagcgaatccatataggtgacaatttgttgaaaaactaaataaaaacatgtgcataatcccacccttatttaacctcaagttgaaattgaataagagtagccgattatttcggagaagcaaaaagtcaactacgccatagctccggttagcgcagtaagggctagatactgtgaagggtgccctggtgctttgCATGATCGACTTGCTATAACAGTCTCTCCGAGAAACACATAACGATCTGCACTATCTTttacttccttatttctttaattattttgttcccaaaactccatataaaaaatataaacattgCCCCCACGTGAAACATGTAAATATTGTTCGCGGTCGGAAACATGTAAATATTGTCCTAATATGATGTCAGATGACGTCACGCTCCATTCGTTCATAAGTATGGAAACAAAATTTAGCAAGGTTGCCGGTATTTTTTGTTCTTATCACTTTAATGTCAAAAGTGTGCCGCAGAGTGTGCCACCACGTGCCACACTTGTGAATAAAATCCTTAAAATGTGTGCTTGGAACATTGTGCTCAGCGTCCCACCCCTTgtttgctacaactttgcgaAATACACTGCatgtctatctcattctggtggaaaaataattttctcaactcacttttagggggattaataaTTAAACTGTTTTCAGGTCTGTTTAGGTCTTCATTAAGTTAATATTATTGCTTATGTACtatatttattgtttttgatattattgTTTCATGTTGCTTTTAGACATTACTACTgattataataacaaaatgtaataATGATGTTTTTCTTTGCAGAAATTTGAGTTAGAAAATAATTCATACCTTTTTCAATATGGGCCAAGTATTGGAACCACAGAATTTCGTCAGACTTTGGCTGGATTCTTATCTTGGGGTTATCAATCAAATGTTAACGCGTAAGATCATTACCGACTTTGCTCATCTTAAATTGAACAACGAATCTTAAATATTTGCAGGTCTGATTTGGTGCAAACGTCTGGTGCAACACATGGTCTTCATTTAATCCTATCAACGTTGATAGATTTGACTGGTTTCATCTTCGTGGACGAAGTCACCTACATGATAGCCTTGGAAACTTTTCAGCAATTTGATTCAATGAAAATTGTTCCTGGTTAGTGGTAATTCGAAAATAGATAAGAACATATTTGTACAGATTTGGCTTGTTTTAGTGCCGCTGACTCGTGAGGGCCCACATATAGATACGCTTAGCCAACTGATTAAAAAACATAAGTTCAAACCGTCTGATAACAAGCTTTTCTGGGGTGTCTACTATACAATTCCAACGTTTCACAACCCGACTGGAATTCTTTTTTCGGAAGGTGAGATATAGGCGTCCAGATTTTTCGTATAATTAAAACTCGATCTTTTTTTACAGAAGTTAATAAACAGTTGATACGGCTGGCTAGAAACAACGACATTTTAATAGCTTGCGACGATGTCTACAATCTGCTGTACTATTCATCGGGTAACAATCTCTTGAATCAAGAACCTCCGAAACGGCTATTTGCGTATGACATTGAAGATATCGGAAACGATGGCTGGAAAGGCAATGTTATCTCCAATGGATCATTCTCTAAGATtttatctccaggaattcgtctggGATGGATGGAATGCCCACCGCGTTGTGTAGAAGTATTTCGCGCTAGGTAAATAGTTACTGAGTTTTGACGATTCATGAGCCAGAGTATAACTTACGATCACCAATTACCTTCATAGCGGAGTTCTTAAAAGTGGCGGCGCAGCGAACAACTATACCGGAGGGATTGTGACCAGTATGATTCAGTTAGGGTTGGCTCAAAAGCAGCTCAGTATGTACTCAGAGAAATACGCTGAACGTCTACGAACCGCGTGTGAAGTCCTGCGAGCCAAACTTCCAAAAGGGTGCCACTTTGTAGTACCAAAAGGAGGATACTTCATCTGGATCGAACTCCCCCCCGTTTCCGACGAATTACTTAAGTACCATATGCAGCTCTTTGGGGTATGTGCAATTACCGGAAATAGATTTTCTCCTACTGGGACGTACAAAAATCGTATCCGATTGACGTTCGCCTTTCATTCGCCCGATGTTTTGGAAGTCGGTGTCGATAAGTTGTGCCGGGCTTTTGAAGCTTGCGTGACCCGTGATGGTATATGAAAATTAAGTTTAAAATAAATCTTACTTTTGCAGTTTGATTTGAGTTGCATAACTAATTCTGAATACAAATCCACTAATAGCCTATTTAGATTACACCATTAATTATATTAATTATCGAGTTAAATAttggaaagaaaattgaatgtatggggtTTGGGATCAAGAGActctttattattatatttattatcataaatggcgtaatctatAAGGCTGTGACCAATCAACCAAtttgtttaacttttagttaaaatttgacagttcgatggttatttctctgtggttaaaaataaacctgatccggagcatggttaaatttgacagttcgatagttaaactttgttcacgaaaaaatgggcgtcaaatccattttgttccaaatatagctatcaatctgtcaaatctcAAATGAGTCGGCTTCAGGGTACAATTTTAACCACGTTAGGAAAATAatcatcgaactgtcaaatgttaactaaaagttaaacgaattggTGAAATGGCTTACAGGCTAATATCCTGTTCAGATTACACCATTTATTAAGATAATTATCGTgtcaaatattagaaaaaaattcaatgtATGCGGATTGACATAAAGTTACTCTTTATGATGATATATATCATCATAAATGGCCTAATCTGACATTCGTTTTTATATCTTGAGCTTggtattgtcgcgcttatctttttttagaatgctgcggcggtcttacgctcgcaggctcgactgcgaaggtaaacgtcaagatagccgccgtgttagaAGATAGGCAGAACTTTGCCGCTCaaaaaaaaccacgtgcttttcgcgaaatgacaggaGTGTTCTATTGTATTAGTGAGATGCAActggagtcactgagtacatggagagtgtttatcatggcaagtgcatacgatGGATAAGATTTGCATTAACCCTGTCGTGTTTAGTGACCgctgcgattacctgagaagcaacccgCAGGAAGCCGCTGTATTCTATTtaatctcgagatgcataatattaacgcatttgcccaaaagtacacgcggcgctccccacaagaaacgacgcaccgcacttttgctgcccgtatactcgattcttatggggagataacattgcggcgtttcctatggtgcggttgttcctttcaAATGTGTAACGCCGTGTTGATGTTCCATTCGTATaaataactaaataaataaattaaaaactgATTTTCCATTATTCACGTTTGGTCATCTTATTTCAAAAATCTATGTCGAACCCTCCCTGAGGAAAATGGACTCATGACTTTCAATCGAACACCTTATGGAAATTTGCGACAACCGATTTCTATGAATTTCAAGATACacatatcacagacaaacagacgtaacactagagaaaataccatcgaccatgacttcaacgatcaatttaaatttgattgattacgcaattcacaactagaggcgttAGTGTCGTAATCCTTcaggtttgacatttcactccagcgccttctggtgacgatgtcatacgaaacatcgtttcgtgtaacatgctcgcaagatggtggtagaggagttgagtGATGGAttgttcagaaaaatgttcaagctgtaacgtctgtttgtctgtgtacaTATGTtaccttatgaatgatgattttcgtataaaaaaagttaagtgcggcagactgggttcgaaccgtGGACATCAGGGTGGAGAGACCATGAATTTTATTTCAACCTTGTTGAGCTAGTATTTCCTTCCACTATACCTTTTGAATCTGCTGATTATGCGATGCGCAGTGCTGAGAAGCTGTAAAGAGGTTCGTAGCATGATGCGAACGAGAGCAGGGGCATGGATTGCAGCAATCGTTCTCAATTGACaacaaacaacgataaaagagaggcagaAACCTTGTCACCTCCCCCTttggggggggaggggggcgcATGAGACGGAGACAAAACATGATCGAAAGAGTGGCAGTGGCATTGATCTACCTCATACTTACCCTGCCAAACCGAAAATACTAGGTTCGATTCAGTGGAACCATTGCAAAAGTAAGCTACTCGGGTCACTCCATACAGAATCAAAAGCGTATATTTTACATGCATTATAATTAGTTTTTATTACTTACTCATTAGTTGGTTAATGTACTTAGACCTAATGTTGAGTGGGCGTCAGTGTTTGGGTGTATCCCCCGGCGTCAGCAAGAAGGCGCGCTTGCCCGGACAAACGTCTTATAACCGGCACAATGCCGAACTCTCCAACGCCACACGCCTCGTACAGATGCGGGGAGCCCATCACCGATCCACTCGATGGCAGCCACCACCATAGTTTTGGATGGAAGAAAGGCCTATTGAGCACAAGACAAGGGAGCACTTAGATTCACACGTCTATAATGTAGTATTCAGAGTAGCGGCTAATaattttagtttgtataagtgattctagactatgaattgattctgaTATTGCGGATAGCACATCAAACATAAtcaatcaaatataccaatttcgtgaaatcacatatttcgcgtgTCCCCAATTACCGTACAATGTGGCAAGTTTcacattagacttgattcgaactcTCAATGTTGCATATGCACAAATACTGATCCTAtcgtgaaaaaaatgtaaacattgtaaACGTTGTGTTGGTAACGCTATCGGGTTGAatagcaacgacgaagattgcactggcagtttgttgtcgaatttacaaacgaacagtcgcaccgctcttcgTCGTTGCTGATTAACCGATAACCAAATTCAGATCATGATAGATCTTAAATAAATCACCATTCTAAAATATACATATAATATGCACTTTTGGGACTTGTTTTAGAAAAACTCAAAAAGGTGCTTACCGATCTCACAGTAATCTTATGCTAGCTACTCCATGCTTCCAATGAATTCAGCATACATATCTACGTATCATAAGCTAGCTAAGAAAAGTCCAATTAATTCACCTGGCAAAGACAATTCACCTTAGGCGGTTTTACCTGGAGCCAAGCTCCTCACTATCGATTTGCCACTTCAATTCCGTAGATTAACTTCCACTCTATCATGCACTTCACTTGTATCGAAATATAATGCCAGTCAGGCAACTACACAAATTTGGTCGGTATACCGTCTAGCCTGCTTTGCGTTTAACTGACTACTGACTTAGTGCTCAGAGTGATTATCGAAGCAGACGTTCAAGCCCGCCTCGTCTGCCGGTGGATAGCGATAACGCATACCGATATTGATGAGATCGGATCGACGCGAGATCGGATGCTGCGATAGCCGCTTGATGATGGTACTCATATGGATGCGAGTGAACTGTGGTTTTTGACTACCTCCTCTATAGGCGTGTGCATATGGTCGGTCCTTTGTGCTCTGCTCTGACCTATTTTATAAGGAAAGTAGGTAGTGCGATGCCCTCTCATCTGCGTATGGGCTTGTTGGTTGCCTGATGATGATTATTGACAAAATCTGTTCTGTTGTGCTGTTGTGTAGTGTGGTGGTTCACATATGGCGAGAGGAACATACACTTCAGTTAATGTGGTAGACCTTGGGAGTAATAATTCAAACTCACGCGTGGTCTGTGGCGTTTGTACAACATAGGTTacaacctcttcgaatcataacaagccatgaaaacaaaactatcgcacatGTATACAAGTATCGTAACAGcgaccgaaaaacgtctctaacgctatgctacctatcgagagtgtatacagacatgataagtgaaagattttctcattctcctttggattcaaatccTGACAGGGGAGAAGCTCCTCGTCCTAAAGAAGACCGCAGCTGGCACTCATATAGAGCGCTAGTCCAAGAACTATTAGGTGAGGGTGATACTCCAATGCCCGCAGCTGAACGAAGTGACGACAGCGGAAGAGATCGCCTCTGCCATCAAGGGCCAGACAAAGTTGGACACAAATCGTGGGCGTGCAAAGAGTCGAACAGATGCAACTTGCTGGAGCTGCAGCGATAATAAAGCACCATTTTGCATTGGAAAGCCACCAGGGGCCCCTCGGCGTACATACCAATCTTTCTGATGAATACTGAGGGAAGCTACTGCACAATATATTCAATAGTGCCTACTAGCTGAAGATCACGAACTTGTTACTTCGACTGGAATGCGAacttcgtatgacagtttgcatggtttgctcatttcgagtcgaggtgaacaatgccacccctgatcTACGAGCTGGAAGAAGGCTTGGTTAGCGACCCCACTGCTGTGGAACTTAGGTGTGCTTAGGATAAAGCTTGCGCCATGAGTCAAGCCTGTGGGATTCGCTGAGACCGTAAAAATTACCGTTTACGGAGGGTTCATCGAGGAGGAGCCAAATGGCTCAGGGAGTGGAACAGTTCGAGGTAGGTGGACCTACCGCCTAGTTAAAGGAAGTAGATTCTTTCGATGCAGTGGTAGCTATAGTAAACCCCTTTGCCAAAAGAGGTTTAGCAAGGTCTCCTCCCAGAGGGGTGGAGAGCGTAGTGACGGAGGCTGCATCTAGCAGCACCACAGTCTCCCCAGCAGTGATATGGGATAGGGCGTCGACCCGAGAAAACGACTTATCGGCCCAAAAAGGTGAAAGGCATCAACAAGACGCAAGTCGTCGAGGGTACCTGCCGGCcagtgccatcggcacaagAGACCGCAAAttcctggcagctggtcagtagggtaAAGCGAAAGCAGAACCCATCTCGAACCGCGAAGGAAGTCAAGGACTGAGGCGCTGGAGTCCTTAAATCGACGCGAGCAGTTGATAAACCTTCGGGTGCGGGTATGACCCTTCAGTTTAAACAACTGAACGAGATCATGGATGCAAGCAACATCGTCTCTACCATCAAATCGCAGTGCGGTGTGGACAAAAACTATACTGATACGAAAATTATTCTGTTCTGACACCGCAAGCTTAATGGTTTTACAAATCAATggtgggaatgatatttttagggttccttgGCGATTTGGGTTCAATCCGACTAGATTAGGTTTGATTCTGATAACCTGTTTTGATAATATTGAGATTGCTGACAGCTCACATTGGCTGGCCCAGCTGATTCCAAACTCgatgaaaataataacaaatagcCGTCAGAACAGTTAACCCAGATGGTGCAATTGCTCACGAACCTGCATTTCCAGTCACAGGGCTTCAAATTTGATGAATTTCACCAGGTGAGATGACTGAGTTGAAgtttgtttgttgttgttttcatCGAGTTCTGCGGAAGAACCCCAATGATAATAAAATGGTTACCTCTCTTGAACCTCTATTGAATAAGTTTTCCTTCAGAAGGTTTTAAGGATCGCAGCCAATGTGACCAAATGGCCTAAGAGCCACAAAAACAGAATAAATTATTTCGTGAAATCATCAAGCATGAGGTAGTATACGTtctattttgattgaatttaaaaaatttccatttcgTATATCTTTGGATTGTGGCCGGTGTG comes from Armigeres subalbatus isolate Guangzhou_Male chromosome 2, GZ_Asu_2, whole genome shotgun sequence and encodes:
- the LOC134211314 gene encoding uncharacterized protein LOC134211314, producing MNQRSEVPMRHLFDGSDLNVYDKDIINLSAGAPGPDLLSECCKSFKIATEHRMKFELENNSYLFQYGPSIGTTEFRQTLAGFLSWGYQSNVNASDLVQTSGATHGLHLILSTLIDLTGFIFVDEVTYMIALETFQQFDSMKIVPVPLTREGPHIDTLSQLIKKHKFKPSDNKLFWGVYYTIPTFHNPTGILFSEEVNKQLIRLARNNDILIACDDVYNLLYYSSGNNLLNQEPPKRLFAYDIEDIGNDGWKGNVISNGSFSKILSPGIRLGWMECPPRCVEVFRASGVLKSGGAANNYTGGIVTSMIQLGLAQKQLSMYSEKYAERLRTACEVLRAKLPKGCHFVVPKGGYFIWIELPPVSDELLKYHMQLFGVCAITGNRFSPTGTYKNRIRLTFAFHSPDVLEVGVDKLCRAFEACVTRDGI